A single Leptospira barantonii DNA region contains:
- a CDS encoding protein-L-isoaspartate O-methyltransferase family protein yields MSSSSKICDPSLREEERMKMVDSQIVSRGIRNKEILSAMRSIPRECFTLASHSSQAYEDKPLPIGFHQTISQPFMVAWMSLLLEVRKGDRIFEIGTGFGYQSAVLIFLGAKLFSVEFFDSLHKSAVENLERWNSGCTSSNRFVSGSAPQVLGPDLQFDKMISCAALPDLPSVGSSYFQSLVPGGIFIFPLGQEEQFLMIGRRTLNGWSFASKGAVKFVPLL; encoded by the coding sequence ATGTCTTCCTCTTCCAAAATCTGCGACCCGAGCCTTCGTGAAGAAGAAAGAATGAAGATGGTCGATTCTCAAATTGTTTCTCGCGGGATACGAAATAAGGAAATTCTTTCAGCGATGCGTTCGATTCCAAGAGAATGTTTCACGCTCGCTTCTCATTCTTCTCAAGCTTACGAAGACAAACCTTTGCCCATCGGTTTTCATCAAACGATTTCGCAACCTTTTATGGTCGCTTGGATGTCTCTGCTTCTCGAGGTTCGGAAGGGAGATCGGATTTTTGAAATCGGAACCGGCTTCGGTTATCAAAGTGCGGTTTTGATTTTTTTAGGGGCGAAACTTTTTTCGGTAGAGTTCTTCGATTCTTTGCATAAGTCTGCGGTTGAGAATTTGGAACGTTGGAATTCGGGTTGTACGAGTTCGAATCGTTTCGTGAGTGGAAGCGCTCCTCAGGTTCTCGGTCCCGATCTTCAATTTGATAAAATGATTTCTTGCGCGGCTCTTCCCGATCTTCCGAGTGTGGGGAGTTCCTACTTTCAATCCTTGGTTCCCGGTGGGATTTTTATTTTTCCTTTGGGGCAAGAAGAACAGTTTTTGATGATTGGAAGAAGAACCTTGAACGGTTGGTCCTTTGCGTCGAAGGGTGCGGTGAAGTTCGTTCCTTTGTTGTAG
- a CDS encoding LIC10421/LIC12816 family protein encodes MKSRSILTSLFLLAFFLVSNSNFAISEETEQRLMEKALIESAVTKEQKTAVANYLRAVSAQKAARAEELRELSRRSTGGKFLASKSQSDRYRKQAEALEREVERYQILLNEL; translated from the coding sequence ATGAAATCACGAAGCATCTTAACATCCCTATTCCTTTTGGCTTTTTTTCTTGTTTCGAATTCTAACTTTGCGATCTCCGAAGAGACGGAACAAAGACTGATGGAAAAAGCTTTGATCGAAAGTGCGGTAACCAAAGAACAAAAGACTGCGGTTGCCAATTATCTACGCGCCGTTTCTGCACAAAAAGCCGCGAGAGCGGAAGAATTGCGGGAGCTCTCCAGACGTTCTACTGGAGGAAAGTTTTTGGCGAGCAAATCTCAGTCCGATCGTTACCGCAAACAGGCCGAAGCCTTAGAAAGAGAAGTTGAAAGATATCAAATTCTTTTGAACGAACTTTGA
- a CDS encoding acyl-CoA dehydrogenase family protein — protein MDLLNPKKTEFKHLDEKSRNIMKRTIAFFEKKGKNKLKEDDRNQAWYGDFLEFQKQEKVFATLMTPAGYGESDSRWDTTRICDFNEVAGFYGLCYWYTWQVTMLGLGPIWNSKNEEIKHKTAKLLQEGEIFAFGLSEKEHGADLISSDMSLENKGNGDYIANGRKYYIGNSNKAAIVSTFGKMKDTGNYVFFAVNSGHKNYELVQNVVNSQSYVGEYALKEYPIQEKDILSKDREAWDASLSTIAVCKYNLGWASIGICTHSFYEALNHASKRKLFNRYVTDFSQIKQMFVDAYCRLFSMKLFAARAKDYMRSASATDRRYLLFNPMVKMKVTMQGEEVINLLWDVIAAKGFEKNMYFEMAAKDIRGLPKLEGTAHVNMALIIKFMNNYFFESNSSLPVIPKIDEFKNDDFLFNQGTTSKGFEKITFHDYNKVYASVDLPNVKIFRKQIEVLKDFLKSTPPDSKQSKDLDFMLILGELFALVAYGQLLIENAAIEKVEDDLLDQIFDFMVRDFSKYALQLYSKRSSTKEQMEKCLSMIYKPVENEELFNRICAKVYSYKDAYEMAP, from the coding sequence ATGGATCTATTGAACCCCAAAAAAACGGAATTCAAACATCTGGATGAAAAATCCAGAAACATCATGAAGCGGACGATCGCCTTTTTTGAAAAGAAAGGAAAGAATAAACTGAAAGAAGACGATCGCAATCAGGCTTGGTACGGCGACTTTCTCGAGTTTCAAAAACAGGAAAAGGTTTTCGCGACTCTGATGACTCCCGCGGGTTACGGCGAAAGCGATTCTCGATGGGATACGACTCGTATCTGCGACTTCAACGAGGTCGCCGGTTTTTACGGTCTTTGTTATTGGTATACTTGGCAGGTTACCATGCTCGGACTCGGTCCGATCTGGAACAGTAAGAACGAAGAGATCAAACATAAAACCGCAAAACTTCTTCAGGAAGGAGAAATCTTCGCGTTCGGTCTTTCCGAAAAAGAACACGGAGCCGATTTGATTTCCAGCGATATGTCCTTGGAGAATAAAGGCAACGGCGATTACATCGCAAACGGAAGAAAATATTATATCGGAAATTCGAACAAGGCCGCGATCGTTTCCACGTTCGGTAAGATGAAAGATACCGGTAACTACGTTTTCTTCGCGGTCAACTCCGGTCATAAGAATTACGAACTCGTTCAAAACGTGGTTAACTCCCAAAGTTACGTGGGAGAATACGCGTTGAAGGAATATCCGATTCAGGAAAAGGACATTCTTTCCAAAGACAGAGAGGCTTGGGACGCTTCTTTGAGTACGATCGCCGTTTGTAAATACAACTTAGGTTGGGCTTCCATCGGAATCTGCACTCATTCTTTTTACGAGGCCCTCAATCACGCTTCCAAAAGAAAACTTTTCAATCGTTACGTGACCGACTTCTCCCAAATCAAACAGATGTTCGTCGACGCGTATTGCAGACTTTTTTCGATGAAACTTTTCGCCGCAAGAGCGAAGGATTATATGAGATCCGCGTCCGCGACCGACAGACGTTATCTTCTCTTCAATCCTATGGTTAAGATGAAGGTTACGATGCAGGGAGAAGAGGTGATCAATCTTCTTTGGGACGTGATCGCCGCGAAAGGTTTCGAAAAGAATATGTATTTCGAAATGGCGGCGAAAGATATCAGAGGTCTTCCTAAACTCGAAGGAACCGCTCACGTAAACATGGCCTTGATCATCAAGTTCATGAACAACTATTTCTTCGAATCGAATTCTTCCCTTCCGGTGATTCCGAAGATCGACGAATTTAAAAACGACGACTTCCTTTTCAACCAAGGAACAACTTCGAAAGGTTTCGAAAAGATCACCTTTCACGATTACAATAAAGTCTACGCGAGCGTGGATCTTCCGAACGTGAAAATCTTCAGAAAGCAGATCGAAGTATTGAAGGACTTTTTGAAATCCACCCCACCCGATTCTAAACAATCCAAGGATTTGGATTTTATGCTGATTCTCGGAGAATTGTTCGCGTTAGTCGCTTATGGACAGCTTTTGATTGAGAACGCGGCGATCGAAAAAGTGGAAGACGATCTTCTCGATCAGATTTTCGATTTTATGGTGAGGGATTTTTCCAAATACGCGCTTCAGCTTTATTCAAAAAGAAGCAGTACGAAAGAACAGATGGAAAAATGTCTTTCTATGATTTATAAACCGGTGGAGAACGAGGAACTTTTCAATCGCATCTGCGCTAAGGTTTATTCTTACAAAGACGCCTACGAAATGGCTCCCTAA